A section of the Ruania halotolerans genome encodes:
- a CDS encoding SUMF1/EgtB/PvdO family nonheme iron enzyme: MFSPYVPRPIDGPTDVPLDPDADLSLLDEAKIFAAPDDPADWPTWRRQLHRWRDEARTRLGYDGSRYDTERTDGFVMALTWLWDELLYDHDAERFDVDGYLDAAERDFGGFDIALLWHAYPNEGIDARGQFDFYDVPELPEVIARFQSRGVRVILSYYPWEEWPRADASVQPDEPDVSVVAAGFVDRLGADGLFLDSAKEGSADVRAALDAVRPGLSLSGESRLPLARLHDHSMSWAQWFADSPVPGVMRARWFERRHLLHHLRRWNRSHLAELHSAWLNGSGILVWENVFGVWVGWSARDRAILRSMRRVQREYGAWLQSEQWTPLADHPGDVTPVYASRWEHAGSTLWTLVNRGDEDYDGPWLVADVPAGAALTELTAGIPLSVTTDVSGRTVIGGRLPAGAVAAVLASADPVEAEPVEPPVSDASFPLRTAERLPVRSAPSPHVPDGSVSVEGGRYDLVVRYRARETGLYGEAPYVDEWKPLPPRLHHTATAHRSVHLNPYAIDRTEVTNEQFAAFLTATGYRPRRPERFLAHWVEGAPPPGREAEPVTYVDLADATAYAAWAGARLPTEDEWQVAGEAGLLERGAPVIWNLTGSAHSDGRTRFVILKGGSEWQSTGSDWYFDGGVRGPEVSAKLLIYGAGLTRSPSLGFRCAVDLPAEND, from the coding sequence GTGTTCAGCCCCTACGTCCCACGGCCCATCGACGGACCTACCGACGTCCCACTCGACCCTGACGCGGACCTCTCGCTGCTGGACGAGGCCAAGATCTTCGCCGCTCCCGACGACCCCGCCGACTGGCCCACGTGGCGTCGTCAGCTGCACCGGTGGCGGGACGAGGCACGCACGCGACTGGGCTATGACGGCTCCCGGTATGACACCGAACGCACCGACGGCTTCGTGATGGCCCTGACGTGGCTCTGGGACGAACTGCTCTACGACCACGACGCCGAGCGGTTCGACGTCGACGGCTACCTGGACGCCGCCGAGCGTGACTTCGGTGGCTTCGATATCGCCCTGCTCTGGCACGCCTATCCCAACGAAGGTATTGATGCGCGCGGTCAGTTCGACTTCTACGACGTTCCCGAACTTCCGGAGGTCATTGCCCGGTTCCAGAGCCGCGGGGTGCGGGTCATCCTCTCCTACTACCCCTGGGAGGAGTGGCCCCGTGCCGATGCCTCGGTCCAACCGGATGAACCCGACGTCTCGGTGGTGGCGGCCGGCTTCGTCGATCGGCTCGGGGCAGATGGGCTGTTCCTGGACAGCGCCAAAGAGGGCAGTGCGGATGTCCGGGCGGCTTTGGACGCTGTGCGCCCCGGGCTCAGCCTCTCCGGCGAGTCCCGGCTGCCGCTGGCCCGGCTGCACGATCATTCCATGTCCTGGGCGCAATGGTTCGCCGATTCGCCGGTTCCCGGAGTCATGCGGGCGCGCTGGTTCGAACGCCGCCACCTCCTGCACCACCTCCGACGGTGGAACCGTAGCCACCTGGCCGAATTGCACTCGGCCTGGTTGAACGGCTCCGGGATCCTGGTCTGGGAGAACGTGTTCGGCGTCTGGGTCGGGTGGAGCGCGCGCGATCGCGCCATACTGCGATCCATGCGGCGCGTCCAGCGCGAGTACGGGGCGTGGTTGCAGAGCGAACAGTGGACGCCGCTCGCCGATCACCCCGGCGACGTGACGCCCGTGTACGCCTCCCGCTGGGAGCATGCCGGCAGCACGCTGTGGACGCTGGTGAACCGGGGCGATGAGGACTACGACGGGCCGTGGCTGGTCGCGGATGTGCCTGCCGGGGCGGCGTTGACCGAGTTGACCGCCGGGATCCCGCTCTCGGTGACCACCGATGTCAGCGGCCGGACTGTGATCGGTGGCCGCCTGCCCGCCGGCGCCGTGGCGGCCGTGCTGGCCTCCGCCGATCCGGTCGAGGCCGAACCCGTTGAGCCGCCGGTGAGTGACGCCTCGTTCCCGCTGCGCACAGCCGAACGACTCCCGGTCCGCTCCGCGCCCTCGCCGCACGTGCCCGACGGCTCGGTCAGCGTCGAGGGTGGCCGGTATGACCTGGTGGTGCGCTATCGCGCCCGCGAGACCGGGCTCTATGGCGAGGCGCCCTACGTCGACGAATGGAAGCCCTTGCCGCCCCGCCTGCATCACACGGCGACCGCGCACCGCTCGGTGCACCTCAACCCCTACGCCATCGACCGCACCGAAGTGACCAACGAGCAGTTCGCCGCGTTCCTCACCGCCACCGGCTACCGGCCGCGCCGCCCGGAGCGGTTCCTGGCGCACTGGGTCGAGGGCGCACCGCCTCCGGGGCGTGAGGCGGAGCCGGTGACCTACGTCGACCTGGCCGACGCCACCGCGTACGCCGCGTGGGCGGGAGCGAGGCTGCCGACCGAGGACGAATGGCAGGTGGCCGGCGAGGCGGGCCTGCTCGAACGCGGTGCGCCCGTCATCTGGAACCTGACCGGCAGTGCACATTCGGACGGCCGCACCCGCTTCGTCATCCTCAAGGGCGGCAGCGAATGGCAGAGCACTGGTTCGGACTGGTACTTCGACGGCGGCGTACGCGGCCCCGAGGTCTCCGCGAAGCTGCTGATCTACGGCGCCGGCCTGACTCGTTCCCCCTCATTGGGATTTCGTTGCGCTGTTGATCTGCCGGCGGAGAACGACTGA
- a CDS encoding group II truncated hemoglobin, which produces MATSIYDAMGGADAVRALAQAWHRRCLDDPILAHAFEQGTHPAHTERLAAYWAEQLGGPTGYTDHMGTYTDVIAMHAGNGPHEQMDGRAVAAFTLALDDAGVPNGPDLRFQLIAWFTWATAMLNHHWSDPKDAPDDLPLPQWGWEGTDGW; this is translated from the coding sequence ATGGCGACCAGCATCTACGACGCCATGGGAGGCGCGGACGCCGTCCGTGCCCTCGCGCAGGCGTGGCATCGGCGCTGCCTGGACGACCCGATCCTCGCCCACGCGTTCGAGCAGGGCACCCACCCCGCTCACACCGAGCGGCTCGCCGCCTACTGGGCCGAGCAACTCGGCGGCCCCACCGGGTACACCGACCACATGGGCACCTACACCGACGTGATTGCGATGCACGCCGGTAACGGCCCGCACGAGCAGATGGATGGCCGCGCGGTTGCCGCGTTCACCCTCGCACTCGATGACGCGGGTGTCCCGAACGGCCCTGACCTCCGGTTTCAACTGATCGCCTGGTTCACCTGGGCCACCGCGATGCTCAATCATCACTGGTCTGACCCGAAGGACGCGCCCGACGATCTTCCGCTCCCGCAATGGGGGTGGGAGGGCACCGACGGGTGGTGA